The following are encoded in a window of Alosa sapidissima isolate fAloSap1 chromosome 10, fAloSap1.pri, whole genome shotgun sequence genomic DNA:
- the cthrc1b gene encoding collagen triple helix repeat-containing protein 1 isoform X1 gives MDLWTSVERNKVPYMYTFRIMNMVSPTTRLLIFSWLIFPLYEAEKMRHRGLRQKDAEYIEKCTDGDSDKQNCTRQSDEAQTTHYKMYSGCVQGPAGIPGREGNPGVNGIPGTPGVPGRDGAKGEKGECVSEIFEEPWKPNYKQCAWNSLNYGIDLGKIAECTFTKLRSDSALRVLFSGSLRLKCKSACCQRWYFTFNGAECAGPLPIESIIYLDQGSPEINSTINIHRTTAVEGLCEGVRSGLVDVAIWVGTCGDYPRGDASTGWNSVSRVIIEELPK, from the exons ATGGACCTCTGGACCTCCGTGGAGAGAAACAAAGTTCCTTACA TGTATACCTTTCGGATAATGAATATGGTGTCTCCAACGACGCGACTATTGATTTTCTCCTGGTTAATCTTTCCTCTTTATGAAGCCGAGAAAATGAGACATAGAGGACTCCGTCAGAAGGATGCGGAATACATCGAAAAA TGCACTGACGGCGACTCAGACAAACAGAACTGCACCAGACAATCAGATGAAGCCCAAACTACCCACTATAAAATG TATTCCGGCTGTGTCCAAGGACCTGCGGGCATTCCAGGCCGAGAGGGGAATCCAGGTGTGAATGGCATTCCTGGAACCCCAGGTGTGCCGGGCCGTGATGGGGCAAAGGGTGAGAAGGGCGAGTGTGTGAGCGAAATCTTTGAGGAGCCCTGGAAACCCAACTACAAGCAGTGCGCATGGAATTCCCTCAACTATGGCATTGACCTGGGCAAAATTGCA GAGTGCACGTTCACCAAGCTGCGCTCGGACAGCGCCCTGCGCGTGCTCTTCAGCGGCTCCCTGAGGCTCAAGTGCAAGTCGGCCTGCTGCCAGCGCTGGTACTTCACCTTCAACGGGGCCGAGTGCGCCGGCCCACTGCCCATCGAGTCCATCATCTACCTGGACCAGGGCAGCCCCGAGATCAACTCCACCATCAACATCCACCGGACAACCGCAG TTGAAGGACTGTGCGAGGGGGTCCGCTCCGGCCTGGTTGATGTCGCCATATGGGTGGGCACCTGCGGCGACTATCCCCGCGGCGACGCCTCGACAGGATGGAACTCCGTTTCCAGGGTGATCATCGAGGAACTGCCTAAATAA
- the cthrc1b gene encoding collagen triple helix repeat-containing protein 1 isoform X3, with the protein MDLWTSVERNKVPYTEKMRHRGLRQKDAEYIEKCTDGDSDKQNCTRQSDEAQTTHYKMYSGCVQGPAGIPGREGNPGVNGIPGTPGVPGRDGAKGEKGECVSEIFEEPWKPNYKQCAWNSLNYGIDLGKIAECTFTKLRSDSALRVLFSGSLRLKCKSACCQRWYFTFNGAECAGPLPIESIIYLDQGSPEINSTINIHRTTAVEGLCEGVRSGLVDVAIWVGTCGDYPRGDASTGWNSVSRVIIEELPK; encoded by the exons ATGGACCTCTGGACCTCCGTGGAGAGAAACAAAGTTCCTTACA CCGAGAAAATGAGACATAGAGGACTCCGTCAGAAGGATGCGGAATACATCGAAAAA TGCACTGACGGCGACTCAGACAAACAGAACTGCACCAGACAATCAGATGAAGCCCAAACTACCCACTATAAAATG TATTCCGGCTGTGTCCAAGGACCTGCGGGCATTCCAGGCCGAGAGGGGAATCCAGGTGTGAATGGCATTCCTGGAACCCCAGGTGTGCCGGGCCGTGATGGGGCAAAGGGTGAGAAGGGCGAGTGTGTGAGCGAAATCTTTGAGGAGCCCTGGAAACCCAACTACAAGCAGTGCGCATGGAATTCCCTCAACTATGGCATTGACCTGGGCAAAATTGCA GAGTGCACGTTCACCAAGCTGCGCTCGGACAGCGCCCTGCGCGTGCTCTTCAGCGGCTCCCTGAGGCTCAAGTGCAAGTCGGCCTGCTGCCAGCGCTGGTACTTCACCTTCAACGGGGCCGAGTGCGCCGGCCCACTGCCCATCGAGTCCATCATCTACCTGGACCAGGGCAGCCCCGAGATCAACTCCACCATCAACATCCACCGGACAACCGCAG TTGAAGGACTGTGCGAGGGGGTCCGCTCCGGCCTGGTTGATGTCGCCATATGGGTGGGCACCTGCGGCGACTATCCCCGCGGCGACGCCTCGACAGGATGGAACTCCGTTTCCAGGGTGATCATCGAGGAACTGCCTAAATAA
- the cthrc1b gene encoding collagen triple helix repeat-containing protein 1 isoform X2, with amino-acid sequence MDLWTSVERNKVPYMYTFRIMNMVSPTTRLLIFSWLIFPLYEAEKMRHRGLRQKDAEYIEKYSGCVQGPAGIPGREGNPGVNGIPGTPGVPGRDGAKGEKGECVSEIFEEPWKPNYKQCAWNSLNYGIDLGKIAECTFTKLRSDSALRVLFSGSLRLKCKSACCQRWYFTFNGAECAGPLPIESIIYLDQGSPEINSTINIHRTTAVEGLCEGVRSGLVDVAIWVGTCGDYPRGDASTGWNSVSRVIIEELPK; translated from the exons ATGGACCTCTGGACCTCCGTGGAGAGAAACAAAGTTCCTTACA TGTATACCTTTCGGATAATGAATATGGTGTCTCCAACGACGCGACTATTGATTTTCTCCTGGTTAATCTTTCCTCTTTATGAAGCCGAGAAAATGAGACATAGAGGACTCCGTCAGAAGGATGCGGAATACATCGAAAAA TATTCCGGCTGTGTCCAAGGACCTGCGGGCATTCCAGGCCGAGAGGGGAATCCAGGTGTGAATGGCATTCCTGGAACCCCAGGTGTGCCGGGCCGTGATGGGGCAAAGGGTGAGAAGGGCGAGTGTGTGAGCGAAATCTTTGAGGAGCCCTGGAAACCCAACTACAAGCAGTGCGCATGGAATTCCCTCAACTATGGCATTGACCTGGGCAAAATTGCA GAGTGCACGTTCACCAAGCTGCGCTCGGACAGCGCCCTGCGCGTGCTCTTCAGCGGCTCCCTGAGGCTCAAGTGCAAGTCGGCCTGCTGCCAGCGCTGGTACTTCACCTTCAACGGGGCCGAGTGCGCCGGCCCACTGCCCATCGAGTCCATCATCTACCTGGACCAGGGCAGCCCCGAGATCAACTCCACCATCAACATCCACCGGACAACCGCAG TTGAAGGACTGTGCGAGGGGGTCCGCTCCGGCCTGGTTGATGTCGCCATATGGGTGGGCACCTGCGGCGACTATCCCCGCGGCGACGCCTCGACAGGATGGAACTCCGTTTCCAGGGTGATCATCGAGGAACTGCCTAAATAA
- the LOC121720393 gene encoding mitochondrial folate transporter/carrier-like translates to MSPASSQALPISPENGRSATVTESFLRLLGHVKVENLVAGLSGGVVSTMILHPLDLVKIRFAVSDGLQVRPKYNGIMSCMRSVWHQEGIRGLYQGVTPNIWGAGASWGLYFFFYNAIKAYAKEGRESELSATEHMVSAAQAGILTLCLTNPIWVTKTQLVLQYSADRSRKQYKGMVDALVKIYKHEGIPGLYRGFVPGLFGTSHGALQFMAYEELKRDYNKYRNKASDAKLDSLEYIAMAALSKIFAVATTYPYQVVRARLQDQHNKYHGVIDVVRKTWRNEGPVGFYKGMVANLIRVTPACCITFVVYENVSRFLLGSKQ, encoded by the exons ATGAGCCCTGCCTCAAGTCAAGCCCTTCCGATTTCTCCCGAAAATGGGAGGTCAGCCACAGTTACAGAATCGTTTCTGCGTCTTCTGGGCCATGTTAAAGTCGAAAACCTGGTAGCTGGATTAAGTGGGGGAGTCGTGTCAACCATGATACTCCATCCTCTTGATCTGGTCAAGATAAGATTCGCAG TAAGTGATGGCCTTCAGGTAAGGCCTAAATACAATGGCATAATGAGCTGCATGAGGAGTGTCTGGCATCAGGAGGGTATCCGTGGACTCTACCAAGGCGTGACACCCAACATCTGGGGAGCCGGAGCGTCGTGGGGACTGTACTTCTTCTT TTACAACGCAATCAAAGCGTATGCCAAAGAAGGTCGCGAGAGCGAACTGAGTGCCACAGAACACATGGTCTCTGCAGCGCAGGCAG GTATCTTGACGCTGTGCTTAACCAACCCTATCTGGGTCACAAAGACCCAACTAGTTCTCCAGTACAGCGCCGATCGCAGTAGGAAGCAGTATAAGGGCATGGTGGATGCTCTCGTCAAAATCTACAAGCATGAGGGAATTCCTGGACTGTACCGG GGATTTGTACCAGGGCTGTTTGGTACATCCCATGGTGCACTGCAGTTTATGGCCTATGAAGAACTAAAGAGGGATTACAACAAGTACAGAAATAAGGCATCTGATGCAAAATTG GATTCACTGGAATACATTGCCATGGCAGCTCTATCGAAAATATTTGCGGTTGCCACGACATACCCGTACCAGGTAGTCCGAGCTCGTTTACAAGACCAGCACAACAAATACCATGGGGTGATCGACGTAGTCAGGAAGACCTGGAG AAACGAAGGCCCGGTGGGCTTCTACAAAGGGATGGTGGCCAACCTGATCCGCGTCACGCCTGCCTGCTGCATCACCTTCGTGGTGTACGAGAATGTTTCGCGCTTCCTACTGGGCTCGAAGCAGTGA
- the LOC121720375 gene encoding protein ANTAGONIST OF LIKE HETEROCHROMATIN PROTEIN 1-like isoform X2 — translation MAPLSLSHVSSSHSPCSELSNNSSNADWWERVVLAEFGPQEWLQRFHVSKDTFYLLCNTLKPQFPQTSLLTSSSKLTLPLEKRVAVALIRLATNMDYSLLAELFGESISTLSQCVREVCDAIIMLLKPLYMHHPGVQELAENARAFHMKWGFPHCVGVIDTLHIPVRSPPAHARDCWSRTTRAGGHAVVMQGVVNAQGCFWDVCVGFPGGTEDSTILQSSELWIMARDGGLSPQPPLLLMGQPVGYLLLGDEGYPLHNWLVKNYPVASPPQQLTPPQLHYNARLDSCRAVVEHAFRRLRARWQCTHRRSETHLELVPMMALACCVLHNVCEMHGDPFRDEWLDEVRHPECPQPSAPSPAYMDDPNAEQVRSLLCSYFQMQQQGKVPMEPDPLAVGVPFPHPYGGPPLGGLLNMQ, via the exons ATGGCTCCACTTTCACTCTCCCACGTCTCCTCGTCGCACAGCCCATGCAGTGAGCTCTCCAACAACTCCAGCAACGCCGACTGGTGGGAGAGAGTGGTCCTGGCCGAGTTTGGGCCTCAGGAGTGGCTCCAGAGGTTCCACGTGAGCAAAGACACCTTCTACCTGCTCTGCAACACGCTCAAGCCCCAGTTCCCCCAGACGAGCCTCCTCACCAGTTCCAGCAAGCTCACGCTGCCGCTGGAGAAGCGCGTGGCCGTGGCCCTGATCCGCCTGGCCACTAACATGGACTACAGCCTGCTGGCCGAGCTGTTTGGCGAGAGCATCTCCACCCTGAGCCAGTGCGTGCGCGAGGTGTGCGATGCCATCATTATGCTCCTCAAGCCGCTCTACATGCACCACCCGGGCGTGCAGGAGCTGGCCGAGAACGCCCGCGCCTTCCACATGAAGTGGGGCTTCCCGCACTGCGTGGGCGTCATCGACACGCTGCACATCCCCGTGCGATCCCCGCCTGCGCACGCGCGCGACTGCTGGAGCCGCACCACGAGGGCCGGGGGCCACGCGGTGGTCATGCAG GGCGTGGTCAACGCGCAGGGCTGCTTCTGGGACGTGTGCGTGGGCTTCCCCGGGGGAACCGAGGACTCCACCATCCTGCAGAGCTCGGAGCTGTGGATCATGGCGCGCGACGGGGGTCTCTCCCCGCAGCCACCCCTGCTGCTCATGGGCCAGCCCGTGGGCTACCTGCTGCTGGGCGACGAGGGCTACCCGCTGCACAACTGGCTGGTCAAGAATTACCCTGTGGCCTCGCCGCCTCAGCAGCTCACGCCCCCGCAGCTCCACTACAACGCGCGCCTGGACAGCTGCCGGGCCGTGGTGGAGCACGCCTTCCGGAGGCTGCGGGCGCGCTGGCAGTGCACGCACCGGCGCAGCGAGACGCACCTGGAGCTGGTGCCCATGATGGCTCTGGCCTGCTGCGTCCTGCACAACGTGTGCGAGATGCACGGCGACCCCTTCCGCGATGAGTGGCTGGACGAGGTGCGGCACCCCGAGTGCCCCCAGCCCTCGGCCCCCTCGCCTGCCTACATGGACGACCCGAACGCGGAGCAGGTGCGCTCGCTGCTCTGCAGCTACTTCCAGATGCAGCAGCAGGGCAAGGTGCCCATGGAGCCCGACCCACTAGCTGTCGGGGTGCCATTCCCACATCCGTATGGAGGGCCTCCCCTTGGAGGGTTGCTGAacatgcagtag
- the LOC121720375 gene encoding protein ANTAGONIST OF LIKE HETEROCHROMATIN PROTEIN 1-like isoform X1 — MDKDKDKDKEEALARLKTRLMFTIKRRKEVINNSILERRTAIHKQIRHRRYLYHKYERMQMMAPLSLSHVSSSHSPCSELSNNSSNADWWERVVLAEFGPQEWLQRFHVSKDTFYLLCNTLKPQFPQTSLLTSSSKLTLPLEKRVAVALIRLATNMDYSLLAELFGESISTLSQCVREVCDAIIMLLKPLYMHHPGVQELAENARAFHMKWGFPHCVGVIDTLHIPVRSPPAHARDCWSRTTRAGGHAVVMQGVVNAQGCFWDVCVGFPGGTEDSTILQSSELWIMARDGGLSPQPPLLLMGQPVGYLLLGDEGYPLHNWLVKNYPVASPPQQLTPPQLHYNARLDSCRAVVEHAFRRLRARWQCTHRRSETHLELVPMMALACCVLHNVCEMHGDPFRDEWLDEVRHPECPQPSAPSPAYMDDPNAEQVRSLLCSYFQMQQQGKVPMEPDPLAVGVPFPHPYGGPPLGGLLNMQ; from the exons ATGGACAAGGACaaggacaaggacaaggaggaggcGCTCGCTAGGTTAAAGACTAGGTTAATGTTTACCATCAAGAGACGTAAAGAAGTGATAAATAATTCTATCCTGGAAAGACGCACAGCGATCCATAAACAAATCAGACATCGAAGGTATCTCTACCACAAATACGAGCGGATGCAAATG ATGGCTCCACTTTCACTCTCCCACGTCTCCTCGTCGCACAGCCCATGCAGTGAGCTCTCCAACAACTCCAGCAACGCCGACTGGTGGGAGAGAGTGGTCCTGGCCGAGTTTGGGCCTCAGGAGTGGCTCCAGAGGTTCCACGTGAGCAAAGACACCTTCTACCTGCTCTGCAACACGCTCAAGCCCCAGTTCCCCCAGACGAGCCTCCTCACCAGTTCCAGCAAGCTCACGCTGCCGCTGGAGAAGCGCGTGGCCGTGGCCCTGATCCGCCTGGCCACTAACATGGACTACAGCCTGCTGGCCGAGCTGTTTGGCGAGAGCATCTCCACCCTGAGCCAGTGCGTGCGCGAGGTGTGCGATGCCATCATTATGCTCCTCAAGCCGCTCTACATGCACCACCCGGGCGTGCAGGAGCTGGCCGAGAACGCCCGCGCCTTCCACATGAAGTGGGGCTTCCCGCACTGCGTGGGCGTCATCGACACGCTGCACATCCCCGTGCGATCCCCGCCTGCGCACGCGCGCGACTGCTGGAGCCGCACCACGAGGGCCGGGGGCCACGCGGTGGTCATGCAG GGCGTGGTCAACGCGCAGGGCTGCTTCTGGGACGTGTGCGTGGGCTTCCCCGGGGGAACCGAGGACTCCACCATCCTGCAGAGCTCGGAGCTGTGGATCATGGCGCGCGACGGGGGTCTCTCCCCGCAGCCACCCCTGCTGCTCATGGGCCAGCCCGTGGGCTACCTGCTGCTGGGCGACGAGGGCTACCCGCTGCACAACTGGCTGGTCAAGAATTACCCTGTGGCCTCGCCGCCTCAGCAGCTCACGCCCCCGCAGCTCCACTACAACGCGCGCCTGGACAGCTGCCGGGCCGTGGTGGAGCACGCCTTCCGGAGGCTGCGGGCGCGCTGGCAGTGCACGCACCGGCGCAGCGAGACGCACCTGGAGCTGGTGCCCATGATGGCTCTGGCCTGCTGCGTCCTGCACAACGTGTGCGAGATGCACGGCGACCCCTTCCGCGATGAGTGGCTGGACGAGGTGCGGCACCCCGAGTGCCCCCAGCCCTCGGCCCCCTCGCCTGCCTACATGGACGACCCGAACGCGGAGCAGGTGCGCTCGCTGCTCTGCAGCTACTTCCAGATGCAGCAGCAGGGCAAGGTGCCCATGGAGCCCGACCCACTAGCTGTCGGGGTGCCATTCCCACATCCGTATGGAGGGCCTCCCCTTGGAGGGTTGCTGAacatgcagtag